From a single Flavobacterium sp. genomic region:
- a CDS encoding homocysteine S-methyltransferase family protein, translating to MSKIQEEIKKRILVLDGAMGTMLQRYKFEEEDFRGERFKDFPHPLKGNNDLLSITQPEAVKSVHRAYFEAGADIVETNTFSGTTIGMADYYLEDLVYELNFQSAKIAREVADEFTDKPRFVAGSIGPTNRTASMSPDVNDPGFRAVSFDDLKIAYKQQVEALIDGGCDLLLVETIFDTLNAKAALFAIEEVKEERNIDIPVMVSGTITDASGRTLSGQTVEAFLISISHIPLLSVGFNCALGADQLKPYLKALGNNTSLNISAHPNAGLPNAFGQYDQTPEEMQQLIREYLQENLVNIIGGCCGTTPEHIKLIAEVAKEFKPRKQQLKSV from the coding sequence ATGTCAAAAATTCAAGAAGAAATCAAAAAACGAATTCTCGTACTCGATGGAGCCATGGGAACGATGTTGCAACGTTATAAATTCGAAGAAGAAGATTTCAGAGGCGAGCGCTTCAAAGATTTTCCGCATCCATTAAAAGGAAACAACGATTTGCTTTCCATTACCCAACCAGAAGCTGTAAAATCAGTACATCGTGCTTATTTTGAAGCAGGTGCTGATATTGTAGAAACCAATACTTTTTCGGGAACAACTATTGGAATGGCAGATTATTATTTAGAAGACTTAGTTTACGAACTTAATTTTCAATCAGCAAAAATCGCTCGTGAAGTGGCAGATGAATTCACAGATAAGCCAAGATTTGTAGCAGGTTCCATAGGTCCAACCAACAGAACGGCATCTATGTCACCTGATGTAAATGACCCAGGATTCCGTGCGGTGAGTTTTGACGATTTAAAAATCGCTTACAAACAACAAGTTGAAGCTTTAATTGATGGTGGTTGCGATTTACTTTTGGTAGAAACAATTTTCGATACGCTCAATGCAAAAGCGGCTTTGTTTGCAATTGAAGAAGTAAAAGAAGAACGCAATATCGATATTCCAGTGATGGTTTCAGGTACTATTACCGATGCTTCTGGAAGAACATTATCGGGACAAACAGTGGAAGCTTTTTTGATTTCGATTTCACATATTCCATTGTTAAGTGTTGGGTTTAATTGCGCTTTAGGGGCTGACCAATTGAAACCGTATTTAAAAGCATTGGGAAATAATACCTCGTTGAATATTTCAGCACATCCAAATGCTGGTTTACCAAATGCATTTGGACAATATGACCAAACGCCTGAAGAAATGCAACAATTAATTCGGGAATATTTACAGGAAAATTTAGTAAATATTATAGGTGGCTGTTGCGGAACAACGCCAGAACACATCAAATTAATTGCTGAGGTTGCAAAAGAATTTAAACCTAGGAAGCAACAATTGAAATCCGTTTAA
- a CDS encoding TonB-dependent receptor, which translates to MKKIFLLLMMALVSSAFSQNIRFEGTVKDTTGVGLEMANIMAINKQTKAMDAYAITNETGKFTLNLKPSTDYTLKVSYIGFQTFEKAVTTGTTNMNFPVVLKEGTQLNEVEIVHEMPVSVSGDTIIYNSDSFTNGTERKLEDVLKKLPGVEVNKDGEIEVEGKKVQKVMVEGKDFFDGDTKLATKNIPADALDKIQVLRNYNEVSNLKGLENNEESIAINIKLKEGKKNFWFGDMTAGIGVGMEDTRFIVNPKLFFYSPKYSLNVIANVNNIGELPLTAQDYFKFTGGFKNMMRKGGSSFNVASNDLGIMGLRNNQAANIESTFGAANFSFNPSKAWTLSGFGILLGNKTEIENRTISNRIDNLPDGSTETISETREDYTKQDSKQVLLKLSSSYIPSEKAHFDYDALVKFSDQKENTNVFSSLLSDIYTGKEQNPFSINQNLNYYYTLNDKHVFAFEMQHLYQNEDPFYNANLETLPFAPLLTGYINEGIGIRDDITQNRFVQTNKVDSKFDYYYMLTPKSNINLTLGNTYSYQNFDSSIFQILDNGNQNNLTDPTVVNNVDYAFNDVFLGVHYKFMTGNFTFNPGFSVHQYNMNDEQLGTSNKQSFNKVLPDIYALWQIKKSETLTYNYSLTNNFTDINKLAQGYVFSSYNSLFSGNRFLENSTSQVHSLRYFKYNMFNFENISAYIRYSRELETIKNRALLFGVNQISSSENMNSNFPDETFSASGNYGRSFARYYKANFRAGFNWSKSNNIRVYPDGDANPNNNPTELQTIESYSQSYNLSFSTNYKTLPNLTLGYNFSINDNFSDVIYIDSPTVTLEYFFLDAFSFVSEYSYFHNRNKAKTIDSEYDFLTASLLYQKKGSKWEWKLSGTNLLDTKSLDTNSFSQLGGTSSFSSYRVQPRYVILSLKYTL; encoded by the coding sequence ATGAAAAAAATATTCTTATTATTGATGATGGCACTTGTTTCGAGTGCCTTTTCTCAAAATATTCGTTTCGAAGGAACTGTTAAAGATACAACAGGAGTTGGTTTAGAAATGGCCAATATTATGGCGATTAACAAGCAAACCAAAGCAATGGATGCTTATGCTATTACTAATGAAACGGGAAAATTCACACTAAACCTTAAGCCTAGCACAGACTATACGCTTAAGGTAAGTTATATAGGGTTTCAAACTTTTGAAAAAGCCGTTACTACTGGAACTACTAACATGAATTTTCCTGTAGTTTTAAAAGAAGGAACTCAATTAAATGAAGTAGAAATTGTACACGAAATGCCAGTGAGTGTTTCGGGAGATACCATTATTTACAATTCCGATTCTTTTACAAATGGAACTGAACGAAAGTTGGAAGATGTTCTTAAAAAACTCCCAGGTGTTGAAGTAAATAAAGACGGGGAAATTGAAGTGGAAGGTAAAAAAGTCCAGAAAGTAATGGTGGAAGGAAAAGATTTCTTCGATGGCGATACCAAATTAGCTACTAAAAACATTCCGGCGGATGCGTTAGATAAAATCCAAGTTTTACGAAATTATAATGAAGTTTCTAATTTAAAAGGATTAGAAAATAACGAGGAAAGCATTGCAATAAACATCAAACTAAAAGAAGGGAAAAAGAACTTCTGGTTTGGGGATATGACAGCCGGAATTGGAGTAGGAATGGAAGATACCCGATTTATTGTCAATCCGAAATTGTTTTTCTATAGTCCAAAATACAGTTTAAATGTAATTGCTAATGTGAATAATATTGGGGAATTACCATTAACGGCTCAAGATTATTTCAAGTTTACTGGAGGTTTCAAAAATATGATGCGTAAAGGAGGTTCTTCTTTCAATGTGGCATCTAACGATTTAGGAATTATGGGACTTCGTAACAATCAAGCAGCAAATATTGAATCTACATTTGGAGCAGCAAATTTTAGTTTCAATCCTTCAAAAGCATGGACTTTGAGTGGTTTTGGAATTTTATTAGGAAACAAGACAGAAATTGAAAACAGAACAATTTCTAATCGTATAGATAATTTGCCTGATGGTTCAACCGAAACTATTTCTGAAACAAGGGAAGATTACACGAAACAAGACAGTAAGCAAGTTTTACTAAAGTTAAGTTCTAGTTATATTCCTTCTGAAAAAGCCCATTTTGATTATGATGCCTTGGTGAAATTTTCTGATCAAAAAGAAAATACGAATGTTTTTTCTAGTTTGTTGTCTGATATTTATACAGGAAAAGAACAAAATCCTTTTTCAATCAATCAGAATTTAAATTATTATTACACTTTAAATGATAAGCATGTTTTTGCATTTGAAATGCAACATTTATATCAAAATGAAGATCCATTCTACAATGCTAATTTAGAAACTTTACCTTTTGCGCCTTTATTAACAGGTTATATAAATGAAGGAATTGGAATTAGAGATGATATCACTCAAAATCGTTTTGTGCAAACTAATAAAGTAGATTCAAAGTTTGATTATTATTATATGTTGACGCCAAAAAGCAATATCAATTTAACATTAGGAAATACGTATTCATATCAAAATTTTGATTCTTCTATTTTTCAAATTTTAGACAATGGTAATCAAAATAATTTAACAGATCCAACTGTTGTTAACAATGTGGATTATGCTTTTAATGATGTGTTTTTAGGAGTTCATTATAAATTCATGACCGGTAATTTTACTTTTAATCCCGGATTTAGTGTGCATCAGTATAATATGAATGATGAGCAACTTGGAACATCAAACAAGCAATCATTCAATAAGGTTTTACCTGATATTTATGCGTTGTGGCAAATAAAAAAATCTGAAACTTTAACGTATAATTATTCGTTAACCAACAATTTTACCGATATTAATAAATTGGCCCAAGGTTATGTGTTTTCAAGTTATAACAGTTTGTTTAGTGGGAATAGATTCTTAGAAAATTCAACTTCTCAAGTACATTCGTTGCGTTATTTTAAATATAATATGTTCAATTTTGAGAATATTTCTGCTTATATAAGATATTCAAGAGAATTAGAAACAATTAAAAATAGAGCTTTGTTGTTTGGTGTAAACCAAATTTCATCATCAGAAAACATGAATTCTAATTTTCCAGATGAAACTTTTTCAGCTAGTGGAAATTATGGTCGTTCGTTTGCAAGGTATTATAAAGCAAATTTTAGAGCAGGATTTAACTGGTCTAAATCGAATAATATTCGTGTTTATCCAGATGGAGATGCGAATCCAAATAATAATCCAACAGAACTACAAACCATTGAATCGTATTCTCAGAGTTATAATTTAAGTTTTTCTACTAATTATAAAACGTTGCCTAACTTAACATTGGGTTATAATTTTTCAATTAACGATAACTTTTCGGATGTTATTTACATAGATAGCCCAACGGTTACGTTAGAATATTTCTTTCTTGATGCCTTTTCATTCGTTTCGGAATATTCTTATTTTCACAATAGAAACAAAGCAAAAACTATTGATAGTGAATATGATTTCTTAACGGCAAGTTTATTGTATCAAAAGAAAGGTAGTAAATGGGAATGGAAACTTTCGGGAACAAACTTATTAGATACAAAATCTTTAGATACAAATAGTTTTAGTCAATTAGGTGGAACAAGTAGTTTTTCGAGTTACAGAGTGCAACCTCGATATGTAATTTTAAGTTTAAAATATACATTGTAG
- the metK gene encoding methionine adenosyltransferase, producing the protein MAYLFTSESVSEGHPDKVADQISDALIDNFLAFDPESKVACETLVTTGQVILAGEVKSNTYLDVQTIARDVIKKIGYTKSEYMFEANSCGVLSAIHEQSADINQGVDRASKEEQGAGDQGMMFGYATNETAEFMPLALKLSHQLLQDLADLRRENNEITYLRPDAKSQVTLEYSDDNKPVRIDAIVVSTQHDDFADEPTMLAKIKKDIIEILIPRVIAKNPQYAHLFNDAIKYHINPTGKFVIGGPHGDTGLTGRKIIVDTYGGKGAHGGGAFSGKDPSKVDRSAAYATRHIAKNLVAAGVADEILVQVSYAIGVAEPTSINVNTYGTAKVNLTDGEISKVVESIFDMRPYFIEQRLKLRNPIYSETAAYGHMGRTPETVTKTFSAPGGLTKTVSVELFTWEKLDFVDQVKAAFKI; encoded by the coding sequence ATGGCTTATTTATTTACGTCAGAATCAGTGAGTGAAGGACATCCTGACAAAGTTGCGGATCAAATTTCAGACGCATTAATTGATAACTTTTTAGCATTTGACCCTGAGTCAAAAGTAGCTTGTGAAACATTGGTTACTACAGGTCAGGTGATTTTAGCTGGAGAAGTAAAATCAAACACTTACTTAGATGTACAAACTATCGCAAGAGATGTAATCAAAAAAATTGGTTACACAAAAAGCGAATACATGTTTGAAGCAAATTCTTGTGGTGTTTTATCAGCAATTCACGAACAATCTGCCGATATTAACCAAGGTGTTGACAGAGCAAGCAAAGAAGAGCAAGGCGCTGGTGACCAAGGAATGATGTTTGGTTACGCTACCAATGAAACTGCAGAGTTCATGCCGTTAGCATTAAAACTATCTCATCAATTATTACAAGATTTAGCTGATTTAAGAAGAGAAAACAACGAAATCACTTACTTACGTCCAGACGCTAAATCGCAAGTTACTTTAGAATATTCTGATGATAATAAACCGGTTCGTATTGATGCTATTGTAGTTTCAACTCAACACGATGATTTTGCTGATGAACCAACGATGTTAGCAAAAATCAAAAAAGACATTATTGAGATTTTGATTCCAAGAGTAATTGCTAAAAATCCTCAATATGCTCATTTATTTAATGATGCTATTAAATACCACATTAACCCAACAGGAAAATTCGTAATTGGAGGACCTCACGGCGACACTGGTTTAACAGGTAGAAAAATTATCGTTGATACTTACGGTGGAAAAGGAGCTCACGGTGGTGGTGCATTCTCAGGAAAAGACCCATCTAAAGTAGACCGTTCTGCGGCTTATGCTACACGTCATATTGCTAAAAACTTAGTTGCAGCTGGTGTAGCAGATGAAATTTTAGTACAAGTTTCTTATGCGATTGGAGTTGCTGAGCCAACATCAATCAACGTAAACACTTACGGAACTGCAAAAGTAAATTTAACTGACGGGGAAATCAGCAAAGTAGTAGAAAGCATTTTTGATATGCGTCCGTACTTTATTGAACAACGTTTGAAATTAAGAAATCCAATCTACAGCGAAACTGCTGCTTACGGACACATGGGAAGAACCCCAGAAACTGTAACCAAAACGTTTTCTGCTCCAGGTGGTTTAACAAAAACTGTTTCTGTTGAATTATTTACTTGGGAAAAATTAGATTTTGTTGATCAAGTAAAAGCTGCTTTTAAAATATAA
- a CDS encoding deoxynucleoside kinase → MHIAVAGNIGAGKTTLTRLLAKHFKWEPHFEDVVDNPYLDDFYHQMERWSFNLQIYFLNSRFRQVLQIRESGKNIIQDRTIYEDAHIFAPNLHAMGLMSNRDFNNYTSLFELMESLVGSPDLLIYLRSSIPNLVSQIHKRGRDYENSISIDYLSRLNERYEAWIQTYDKGKLVIIDVDNIDFVNNPEDLGTIINRIDAELNGLF, encoded by the coding sequence ATGCACATAGCAGTAGCAGGAAACATTGGAGCAGGAAAAACGACATTAACTCGATTATTAGCCAAACATTTTAAATGGGAACCCCATTTTGAAGATGTTGTAGATAATCCGTATTTGGATGATTTTTACCACCAAATGGAGCGTTGGAGTTTTAACCTTCAAATTTATTTCTTAAACAGTCGTTTTCGTCAAGTATTGCAAATACGCGAAAGTGGTAAAAACATTATTCAAGACCGAACCATTTATGAAGATGCACATATTTTTGCACCTAATCTTCATGCCATGGGATTGATGTCAAATAGAGATTTTAATAATTACACTTCGCTTTTCGAATTGATGGAAAGTTTAGTGGGTTCGCCAGACTTATTGATTTATTTAAGAAGCTCGATTCCAAATTTAGTAAGCCAAATTCACAAAAGAGGAAGAGATTACGAAAACTCAATTTCAATTGATTATTTAAGTCGTTTGAACGAAAGATACGAAGCATGGATTCAAACGTATGATAAAGGAAAATTAGTCATTATTGATGTAGATAATATTGATTTTGTAAACAATCCAGAAGATTTAGGAACCATCATTAATAGAATTGATGCCGAATTAAACGGATTATTTTAG
- a CDS encoding GLPGLI family protein: MKKFIIASVFMVSGLVNAQNFQGMAVYESKTSTADFMKGMSGNRDMTPEMQKQIEERMKKMFERTFVLNFDKSASIYKEEEKLDAPGGQQGGGRMMMSMMGGGGTHYKNAKTKQFIVDKEFFGKEFLIKDSLPNYEWVLGSESKQIGDYFCFKATAVVKVSESDFRNFRFRNNNNAKDGDKKAETVKDTAKAKKTNFTDDWEMPKENTITAWYCPEIPVNQGPENYWGLPGLILEVNDGKTVILCSKLVLNSKDKVEIKPASKGKEVTQKEYDEIVKKKMEEMREMNSGPGGQRGGFRMGGGR; the protein is encoded by the coding sequence ATGAAAAAATTTATTATTGCATCGGTTTTTATGGTTTCTGGGCTTGTAAATGCACAGAATTTTCAAGGAATGGCTGTTTACGAATCTAAAACTAGTACTGCCGATTTTATGAAAGGCATGAGTGGGAATAGAGATATGACTCCTGAAATGCAAAAACAAATAGAAGAACGTATGAAAAAAATGTTTGAGAGAACATTTGTTTTAAACTTTGATAAATCAGCTTCAATATACAAAGAAGAAGAAAAACTAGATGCTCCTGGTGGACAACAAGGTGGTGGAAGAATGATGATGTCTATGATGGGCGGTGGTGGAACGCATTATAAAAATGCAAAAACCAAACAATTCATTGTGGATAAAGAATTTTTTGGAAAGGAATTTTTAATTAAAGATTCATTACCAAATTATGAATGGGTTTTAGGAAGCGAATCTAAACAAATTGGTGATTATTTTTGTTTTAAAGCAACGGCTGTTGTTAAAGTAAGTGAGTCTGATTTTAGAAATTTTAGATTTAGAAACAATAACAACGCTAAAGATGGCGATAAAAAAGCGGAAACAGTTAAAGATACAGCGAAAGCTAAGAAAACAAATTTTACAGATGATTGGGAAATGCCAAAAGAAAATACAATTACAGCATGGTATTGTCCAGAAATTCCAGTAAATCAAGGGCCAGAAAATTATTGGGGGTTACCAGGTTTGATTTTAGAAGTTAATGATGGTAAAACAGTAATTTTATGTTCAAAATTAGTATTGAATTCTAAAGATAAAGTAGAAATAAAACCTGCTTCTAAAGGAAAAGAAGTAACCCAAAAAGAATACGACGAAATTGTTAAAAAGAAAATGGAAGAAATGCGTGAAATGAATTCAGGTCCAGGCGGTCAAAGAGGTGGATTTAGAATGGGTGGTGGACGTTAA
- a CDS encoding copper homeostasis protein CutC, whose product MFQNKKIEIACFNLESALIAQNAGADRVELCADMLVGGTTPTIERIKQAREHLNIDLYVMIRSRGGNFVYSEAEFEQMKSEIETIKKLGVNGFVFGILKDDNTINIEQNKALVELAKPFPCTFHRAFDEVSDIKKALEDVISCRFSTILTSGTFPNVMEGKEVLKRLVNQANNRIEIMPGGGLRSINISALDEMVNANWYHSSAITDGSEIASSEEIIQLKNKIQY is encoded by the coding sequence ATGTTCCAAAATAAAAAAATAGAAATCGCTTGTTTTAACCTTGAATCTGCTCTAATAGCACAAAATGCTGGAGCAGATAGAGTGGAATTATGTGCTGATATGTTGGTTGGTGGAACTACTCCAACAATTGAAAGAATAAAGCAAGCTCGCGAACATTTGAATATCGATTTATATGTAATGATTCGTTCAAGAGGAGGAAATTTCGTTTACTCAGAAGCAGAATTTGAACAAATGAAATCGGAAATCGAAACCATCAAAAAACTTGGAGTCAACGGATTTGTTTTTGGGATTTTGAAGGATGATAATACGATTAATATCGAACAAAATAAAGCCTTAGTTGAATTAGCGAAACCATTTCCTTGCACATTTCACAGAGCATTTGATGAGGTTTCAGATATAAAAAAAGCTTTAGAAGATGTTATTTCATGTCGATTTTCAACGATTTTAACTTCTGGAACTTTTCCAAACGTCATGGAAGGAAAAGAAGTTTTGAAACGATTAGTCAATCAAGCCAATAATCGCATCGAAATTATGCCTGGTGGTGGATTGCGTTCAATCAATATTTCAGCATTAGACGAAATGGTAAATGCCAATTGGTATCATTCATCCGCTATTACAGATGGAAGCGAAATTGCTAGTTCAGAGGAAATAATACAACTAAAGAATAAAATCCAATATTAA
- a CDS encoding beta-mannosidase — MFKKITLFLIFFCYSVFGQTSYRNLSTEKWTFNKQNEAKKHKATIPGTVHTDLFQNQLIPDPFFGANEKQLQWIENENWEYETHFILSESELKNPYIDLEFEGLDTYASVYLNGELVLEADNMFRKWIISSKSHLKIGTNHLKVVFHSAVQKGKEEASKLSYILPEKERVFVRKAQYQFGWDWGPRFVTAGIWKKVQLKFWNSAKIENIKYSQIELNDKKAILEFTTEIYVAEVKTIQVKINEKSENFNLKKGKNKIKMQYEIANPKLWWCNGLGDANLYPFTIEISQKKQFLDSKKLNIGLRTIELIQEKDQVGKSFYFKLNGKSVFMKGANVVPPDNFLPRVSDATYFSLVENAKKANMNMLRVWGGGVYFDDAFYEACDANGILVWQDFMFACSMYPGDEKFVENVKQEVIDNVNRLQNHSSIAIWCGNNENDEGWHNWGWQKQFNYSKSDSTQIWNDYKKVFHEMIPKTLDSLLPKEKNIYWSSSPSIGWGRKESLLQGDSHYWGVWWGKEPFEIYEKKVGRFMSEYGFQGMPNLETLQKVMRKEDLNFTSEAFKNHQKHPTGFETINEYMERYYVVPKDFENYLYVSQLLQARGMKIAIEAHRMAKPYCMGTLYWQFNDCWPVTSWSSLDYYGNWKAAHYQVKESFAPIFLTVSEKTDGLSIIGFNDNLEVKAGIVTVKLIDFSGKELWTASKECVLDVEKNTTCMQISYAELPKFVKEKTVLQIEFSGNHKNTVAYHYFVKPKELQLEQPTIEVKIVGETLIEVKTNTFAKNVYLQADGHFFNDNYFDLIPGIPKIIKTDRPTDNIKVKSLFDTMK; from the coding sequence ATGTTTAAAAAAATAACATTATTTCTAATTTTCTTCTGCTATTCCGTTTTTGGACAAACTTCCTATCGCAATTTGTCAACTGAAAAATGGACATTCAACAAGCAAAACGAAGCAAAAAAACACAAGGCAACCATTCCTGGAACCGTTCACACCGATTTATTTCAAAACCAATTAATTCCTGATCCGTTTTTTGGAGCTAATGAAAAGCAATTGCAATGGATTGAAAATGAAAATTGGGAATATGAAACACATTTTATACTATCAGAATCGGAACTAAAAAATCCATATATCGATTTGGAATTTGAGGGTTTGGACACTTATGCATCGGTTTATTTGAATGGAGAACTAGTTTTAGAAGCGGATAATATGTTCCGAAAATGGATCATTTCTTCTAAATCACATTTGAAAATTGGAACCAATCATTTAAAAGTTGTGTTTCATTCGGCGGTTCAAAAAGGAAAAGAGGAAGCTTCAAAGTTATCTTATATCTTACCTGAAAAAGAACGTGTTTTTGTTCGAAAAGCGCAATATCAATTCGGTTGGGATTGGGGACCTCGTTTCGTTACGGCAGGAATTTGGAAGAAAGTGCAATTGAAATTTTGGAATTCGGCTAAAATTGAGAATATAAAATACAGCCAAATAGAACTGAATGACAAAAAAGCGATTTTAGAATTCACAACCGAAATTTATGTCGCTGAAGTAAAAACAATTCAGGTAAAAATCAATGAAAAATCGGAAAATTTCAATCTTAAAAAAGGAAAGAATAAAATCAAAATGCAATATGAAATTGCGAATCCAAAATTGTGGTGGTGTAACGGATTAGGGGATGCGAATTTGTATCCTTTTACTATTGAAATTAGTCAGAAAAAGCAGTTTTTGGATTCGAAAAAACTGAATATTGGCTTGCGAACTATCGAATTAATTCAGGAAAAAGACCAAGTTGGAAAAAGTTTTTACTTTAAATTAAACGGAAAATCGGTTTTTATGAAAGGGGCTAATGTGGTTCCACCTGATAATTTTTTACCTCGAGTTTCTGATGCTACTTATTTTTCTTTAGTTGAAAATGCCAAAAAAGCGAATATGAATATGTTGCGTGTTTGGGGCGGCGGCGTTTATTTTGATGATGCGTTTTATGAGGCTTGCGATGCCAACGGAATTTTAGTTTGGCAAGATTTTATGTTTGCTTGTTCGATGTATCCGGGCGATGAAAAATTTGTTGAAAATGTAAAACAAGAAGTAATTGATAACGTAAATCGCTTGCAAAATCATTCAAGTATTGCCATTTGGTGCGGTAATAATGAAAATGATGAAGGTTGGCACAATTGGGGTTGGCAAAAACAATTCAACTATTCCAAATCGGATTCGACTCAAATTTGGAACGATTACAAAAAAGTATTTCATGAAATGATTCCAAAGACTTTAGACAGTTTACTTCCGAAAGAAAAAAATATTTATTGGTCGTCTTCGCCATCGATTGGTTGGGGAAGGAAAGAAAGTTTGCTGCAAGGCGATTCGCACTATTGGGGCGTTTGGTGGGGAAAAGAACCGTTTGAAATTTATGAGAAAAAAGTAGGACGTTTTATGAGTGAATATGGTTTTCAAGGCATGCCAAATTTAGAAACCTTGCAAAAAGTAATGCGTAAAGAAGATTTGAATTTTACTTCCGAAGCTTTCAAAAACCATCAAAAACATCCAACAGGTTTTGAAACCATCAACGAATACATGGAGCGCTATTATGTAGTGCCAAAAGATTTTGAAAACTATCTATATGTTTCGCAATTGTTACAAGCTCGTGGAATGAAAATCGCTATTGAAGCTCACCGCATGGCAAAACCTTATTGTATGGGTACTTTGTATTGGCAATTTAACGATTGTTGGCCAGTTACATCATGGAGTTCGTTGGATTATTATGGAAATTGGAAAGCGGCTCATTACCAAGTCAAAGAAAGTTTTGCGCCTATTTTTTTAACAGTATCAGAAAAAACAGATGGACTTTCAATTATTGGATTTAATGATAACTTGGAAGTAAAAGCTGGTATAGTTACGGTAAAATTAATTGATTTTTCTGGGAAAGAACTTTGGACTGCTTCTAAAGAATGTGTTTTAGATGTTGAAAAAAACACAACCTGTATGCAGATTTCTTATGCAGAATTACCAAAATTTGTAAAAGAAAAAACAGTATTACAGATTGAATTTAGTGGTAATCATAAAAATACAGTAGCATATCATTATTTTGTAAAACCAAAAGAATTACAACTAGAACAACCAACTATTGAAGTGAAAATTGTGGGTGAAACACTTATTGAAGTTAAAACAAATACTTTTGCTAAAAATGTGTATTTGCAGGCAGATGGTCATTTTTTTAATGATAACTATTTTGATTTGATTCCTGGAATTCCTAAAATAATTAAAACCGATCGACCAACTGATAACATTAAAGTGAAATCGTTGTTTGATACAATGAAATAA